In the genome of Segnochrobactrum spirostomi, the window CTTCCGGTCGCGGAAGGCATATTGCATGCTCTTGTCGACCGCAGCCTTCGCGGCCCGGATCGTATTCTTGCGACGGCCATAAAAGCCCTTAGCGGCCTTCAGGACCTTCTTGTGCTTGGCATGGGCAGCAACGCCCCGCTTCACGCGCGCCATGGCGATAACTCCTCGTTATTCGGTGAAGGGATAACCCGCGGAAAAACTTCAGGCGTTCGGCAGGAAGTTCTTCTTGATGATGCGGGCATCGGCGTCGGCGAGCACGGTCGTGCCGCGGGCGTTGCGGATGAACTTCTTCGTCCGCTTGATCATCCCGTGGCGCTTGCCGGCCTGCTGGACCTTCACCTTGCCGGTGGCGGTGACCTTGAAGCGCTTCTTGGCGCCGGACTTCGTCTTCAGCTTGGGCACTTTGGCTCTCCAATGATGGTGACGGACACAGGACAACACTCACGCCCCCCTTGCGGGAGCCGCTCGCGGTCCATCCGTCGGATGCGCTGAGCATTCAGGATCGCCACGGCATGCCCTTTAGCCGGGCGATCCACGAAGACCGGCCTTATAGCGGGGGCCGGCGCAAAGCGCAACGCCGGCGTCTCGCGACGCTCACCCGAAGGTGAGCGTCTCGTCCAAGGGGGAGAGCGGGACGGCGCTCGCGAGGGTCGCGCGGGCGCGGGCGCTGTCGCGGTCCATCTGGGCGACGAGGGCGTCGAGGCTGTCGAACTTCAATTCGGGGCGCTGATATTCGAACAGCGAGACCGAGAGCAGCCGGCCGTAGAGGTCGCCCTTGAAGTCGAACAGATGGACTTCGAGGAGCGGCGCGCCGTTGTCGAAGGTCGGGCGGCGCCCGAAGCTCGCGACGCCGTCGTAAAGGCGGCCGTCGAGCCGGACCCGGACCGTGTAGATGCCGAGTGCGAGGGCGCAATCGTCGGCCAGACGCAGGTTGGCGGTCGGATAGCCGAGTTCGCGGCCGCGCTTGTCGCCGTGGCGCACCTCCGCCTCGGTCTGCCAGCGCCAGCCGAGCAGCGCGTTCGCCGCCGCCGCATCGCCGGTCGAGAGGGCGTCGCGCACCCGCGTCGAGGAGATCGGGCCGCCGCTCTCGTCCTTCATCGGCTCGGCGATCGAGACGCCGAAGCCGCGCCGCGCGCCGGCCTCGACGAGGAAGGCCGGGGACCCGGCGCGGGCCTTGCCGAAATGGAAATCGTAGCCGATCAGCACGTGGCGGACGCCGAGCCGCCCG includes:
- the rpmI gene encoding 50S ribosomal protein L35 — translated: MPKLKTKSGAKKRFKVTATGKVKVQQAGKRHGMIKRTKKFIRNARGTTVLADADARIIKKNFLPNA
- a CDS encoding bifunctional riboflavin kinase/FAD synthetase, with the protein product MSATADEPRDFHVPLGALPERLRGGVVAIGNFDGVHRGHQAVLSLARDIAHAHGQPTAALTFEPHPRSLFRPDQPIFRLTPPHLKGRVIAALGIDGLVVAPFDRVFAALTAEEFVDEVLVGRLGVRHVLIGYDFHFGKARAGSPAFLVEAGARRGFGVSIAEPMKDESGGPISSTRVRDALSTGDAAAANALLGWRWQTEAEVRHGDKRGRELGYPTANLRLADDCALALGIYTVRVRLDGRLYDGVASFGRRPTFDNGAPLLEVHLFDFKGDLYGRLLSVSLFEYQRPELKFDSLDALVAQMDRDSARARATLASAVPLSPLDETLTFG